The Nycticebus coucang isolate mNycCou1 chromosome 5, mNycCou1.pri, whole genome shotgun sequence genome window below encodes:
- the LOC128586415 gene encoding high mobility group nucleosome-binding domain-containing protein 3-like, with protein MRKSLKNRQSGWLRLHPAAEPALPACCFTFCCTNTVITPKRKSPENAEGKDRCKVTKQEPTRRSARLSAQPAPLKPEPKPRKTSAKKEPGTKLNRGAEEKREEKQEAGEEGAEHGICREQGRK; from the exons ATGAGGAAGAGCCTTAAAAACAGACAAAGTGGGTGGCTGAGGCTGCATCCGGCGGCGGAGCCAGCACTTCCAGCCTGTTGCTTTACTTTCTGCTGCACCAACACAGTCATTACGCCGAAGAGAAAGTCTCCAGAGAATGCAGAGGGCAAAGACAGATGTAAAGTAACTAAACAGGAGCCCACAAGACGATCTGCCAGATTATCAGCACAACCTGCTCCTCTGAAACCCGAACCCAAACCAAGAAAAACATCTGCTAAGAAAGAACCTGGAACAAAGCTCAACAGGGGTGctgaagagaagagggaggagaagcaggaagCTGGAGAGGAAGGCGCAGAACACGGAATCTGTAGAGAACAAGGGAGA AAGTAA